From Novipirellula aureliae:
GCCCGTGGAATCGACCTGGAGTCAGATCGAAACTACAGCAACGATACGATCGCCACCGCCAATCCGGTCTCGCTGACCGTTTCCGGAGCGGGAGAAGTGTCCGGTGCGATTGCCGGGACGGTCATGTCAGCGGAGGGTACCAATCGAGACGAGGATGTTTATTCACTGGGACGACTGAGTGCCGGTAATGTGGTGGATTTGGAGATAACGTTACCCAGCGGCAGTACGCTAGCCGGTCAACTTCGGATTCGAAACAGCGCCGGCGATGTCGTCGCCGAAAAGATTGCCGATGGTTCACCGCTGCAGTGGACTGTTACCGGTTTGGATGACTATTACGCCGAAGTGACCAGTGGTACGGTGCGTGATGGACGTTTCTATGAAATGCTTCCCTCCCAGAGTTGGGATAACGCTGAGGCGACCGCGCAACTGAGCGGTGGTCACTTGGTCACGATCAACGACGCCGCTGAGCAAGCTTGGATCGCAGAGACGTTCGGGGCATCCGGAAACTTCTTGATCGGACTGTCCGACACCGAGACCGAAGGGACCTTCGTGTGGGCCGACGGCACGCCGCTGAGCTACACCAATTGGGCCACCGG
This genomic window contains:
- a CDS encoding C-type lectin domain-containing protein, with the translated sequence VRLYNASGQSLGSDSNGGPGNASLLSDYELPETGTYYARVSKHYWSQTQEIGNYQLRVDLARGIDLESDRNYSNDTIATANPVSLTVSGAGEVSGAIAGTVMSAEGTNRDEDVYSLGRLSAGNVVDLEITLPSGSTLAGQLRIRNSAGDVVAEKIADGSPLQWTVTGLDDYYAEVTSGTVRDGRFYEMLPSQSWDNAEATAQLSGGHLVTINDAAEQAWIAETFGASGNFLIGLSDTETEGTFVWADGTPLSYTNWATGEPNNGNSWDYAYLETSTGLWQDYHSGALQSLSERPDPLGRTSGGPGPLAQYVLGVTVSDVVAPTVTDVTRFPGDGQSGDELASEFQVIFSEDMDPLSVN